The window ACCAGGTATTTCATCCACTTGGGATTAGCGGAAACATAGATATCAGCGGGGGCGCCTTGTTCAATCTGTTTCGCCAGGCTACCCGAAGAAGCAAAGTTCGGCAGGAATTTTGCCTTGGTATGTTTGGCAGAAAAATCCTTTATCATGTCATTGACGGCATCGGTCATGCTCGCGGTGACCGAAAGATGAATGGTTTGTGCCTGAACGGCGACGACGGAAACGATCTGCAAAAGTA is drawn from Desulfobulbaceae bacterium and contains these coding sequences:
- the modA gene encoding molybdate ABC transporter substrate-binding protein, translating into MPFGCKILVTVLLLQIVSVVAVQAQTIHLSVTASMTDAVNDMIKDFSAKHTKAKFLPNFASSGSLAKQIEQGAPADIYVSANPKWMKYLVEKELIAPDTDHIFAFNQLVFAGAQKSTALSLAG